The genomic segment CCAGACCTCGGCGCATGCCCAAGGTATCAAGGCGCATCCAGGGCTCGCCAAGGCGCCGCAAGTGACGATGAACGTGCATGGCCGGGCGGGCGACCCCGTGAACATTGCCTTCATCGGGTCGGAAGAAGAATTGCACCATGCATTGGCCACGGCCGGCTGGTTTCCGGCGGATCCGATCACGCTCAAAACCTCGCTGCGCCTGGTGGGCGACGTGCTGGCGCGTAAGCAGTATGCGGACGCGCCCGTGAGCAATTTGTATGTTTGGGGCCGCAAGCAGGATGTGGCCTTCGAGCAGCCGGTTGGGTCGAGCCCGAAGCAGCGACACCATGTCCGTTTCTGGCGTTCGGCCGAGGTTGACGACAATGGCGAGCCGCTGTGGTTGGGCGCAGCCACGTTCGACACTCGGGTGGAAATTAGCCGCACCACGGGGGGCGTCACGCATCGGATTTCGCCAGACGTCGACAGTGAGCGTAATAAGCTCGTCAAAGACACCGACGGCGTCGGCGACCTGGCCGGCGTTTACTGGGTCGACAATTTCCATGAAGCGCGCGAAGGGCGCAACGGCGGCGGCGATCCCTACTTCACTGATGGTCGCCTGGCCGTGGGCGTAATTACGATCCGCCGCTAAAAAGTTCACGGATCTCATCCTTCGCAAAAAAAGAAAATGCCACGCAGAGTGGCGCGGCGTTCTCCTTCGAGCCACCGCGCCATCTTGTGGCACCTTCTTTTTTTCTCTTAACTCTCGGCGTCGCTCGTGCGAGCGACCATCTGCATCTCCGCCTTGGTCGGCCCTATCGCCCCAGCATCTTCGCGATGATGAAGATCACTATCGCTCCGCCAAATCCTCCGCCAGCGAGCAGGTAAACCAATGAATAGCCTGCCGCCGCCACCGGTACGAGAGTAGTAACGAGGTCCATCGCAAGCCTCCGTTTGTTTTTGTCTGTGGAGCCCGGCCGATTGCGGCCTTGTGCCGTGTGGCCAGGGGACCTGCGCTGCAGGCCCTTCGATCGGATTCAAGTTCTTCGATCGACAGTGAAGAATCTTTAGCAACTACCGTGCCTGGAAAAACCGCTAGAGCAAAATCTGGCGGCATTTCGCCATCCAGGCCGCTCAAGCATGGCACACGTGGCTGCCATTCGCGCTGGCTGGTCGATTCCGAAGCAGCAAGCTCACGCGATGATCGACCGCGGTCTTCGCTGCGTAGTGAATCAAGCAAACCTTGCTCGACCCCTGGCAATCCGCGCTGCGGCACAACCCATAGCGCATCAGACAAACAAGAGAACCCAATATGAGTCGCGCCAATCAGCTTCCCCTCTCGCAACTCAAAAACTTGCGTACGCAAAGAAAAGAACGGTCCGCGCCGCTTCCTTCGCCGGCTGTGCCCACGCAATTAGCGCCAGAACTCGAAGCGCTGGCCGCCTGGTTGGACAGCGCCTTTCGCGTCCCGGGCTTAGGAATACGATTCGGCTTGGACGCCATCCTTGGTCTGATTCCCGGCGTCGGAGATACTTTTTCGTCGCTGGCCTCGCTCTATATCCTGCACGCCGCGACCCGCTATGGCGTTCCAAGAACCACCATCATGCGCATGGGCTTGAACGTAGCGATCGACTATGTCGTGGGGTCGCTGCCCATCGTGGGGGACTTGTTCGACGTTTTTTGGAAGTCGAATCAATGGAACGTCGCCATCCTGCGGCATCACCTGGCAACAGCGCCGGACCAAAGGAAGCAGTCCACTTGGGGCGACAGGCTGTTTGTCGCCGTCGTCATCGCGATGCTGCTTGCCACCTTGGTGGGCAGCGTCCTGATTGCCGTGTGGCTGATGCGCTCGCTCGCTCACGTGATCGGACTCTGAAGGGCAACCATTCCAGTTTGCGGTGGCAGCCCACGCGCAGGGCTAGCCGCGCGCAGTCCGTCGCCCCAACATACGATCGAGCGCATCGGAGGTCTGATAAATCAACGCCTCGGGATAATGGGCCCACGGATGAAAATACTCGAACGTCAGGTGGCCGCGATATCCCGTCTCTTGAAAGGCGTCGAGCACGGCTGGCCAGTTGGTCGTGCCGTCTAGCAATGGGCGGAATGACTCGAGCGAGTAGTCCGTCCCCTTCTTCGAGAATTCTTTCAGGTGCACGTTCTGTATTCGTGCGCCGAGGATGCGGATCCAGTGCTCGGGATATTG from the Pirellulales bacterium genome contains:
- a CDS encoding LssY C-terminal domain-containing protein, which produces MSTGKSSRHGTALVETFACPRKRVGPQLRSAVLPLALAVAILCGGHQTSAHAQGIKAHPGLAKAPQVTMNVHGRAGDPVNIAFIGSEEELHHALATAGWFPADPITLKTSLRLVGDVLARKQYADAPVSNLYVWGRKQDVAFEQPVGSSPKQRHHVRFWRSAEVDDNGEPLWLGAATFDTRVEISRTTGGVTHRISPDVDSERNKLVKDTDGVGDLAGVYWVDNFHEAREGRNGGGDPYFTDGRLAVGVITIRR
- a CDS encoding DUF4112 domain-containing protein — translated: MSRANQLPLSQLKNLRTQRKERSAPLPSPAVPTQLAPELEALAAWLDSAFRVPGLGIRFGLDAILGLIPGVGDTFSSLASLYILHAATRYGVPRTTIMRMGLNVAIDYVVGSLPIVGDLFDVFWKSNQWNVAILRHHLATAPDQRKQSTWGDRLFVAVVIAMLLATLVGSVLIAVWLMRSLAHVIGL